Below is a genomic region from Roseovarius arcticus.
GGATATAATGCCGATAGTCTCGAACGCGTTGTTCACCAGACCGTTGCGCCCTAGCAGCATCAGCCATGAAAATGTGCGCACAAGGATCGAAATCCAAAACGACACCAGCACGAAACCTAGCATGATATTTCTTTTGTTTTCATGCGCATGAACCATCGCATAGGCGATGACGTATCCAAGGAGCACGCTGAAAAAGGTTGTGATGACGCAGACGCGCACGGTCGTCCAGATGATCCGCACAAGTGCGTCGGATTCGTATAGCTCACGGTAGTTGCCAATGCCTGGTACTGGGTCGGTAAAGCTCAGCCAAAGGATATTCAAAATCGGGCCCAGATAGAACGCGGCGACGATCAGCAAAAAGGGCGCGACCAGAAACCATCCCGGACTGATGTATCTTTCCAAGCTCTTCATTGCCCTATCCCCGCGCCAGTTTCACGCTTGCCGCATCGCTCCACGTCAGATCCACCTTCTGGCCCTTGCTCAGCGGCGCGTGGATGCGCCAACTGTCGACATCCACCTCGACCTCGGTTCCGTCTGCGATGTCGACCATTACTCGCAGCATTGAGCCAAAATACGTGATCGACCGCACCGTACCCGTCAGCCGTGCCGGACCCGCGCCCATGCCCGCCGCCCGAATGTCGATCTTTTCCGGGCGTAGCGCATAGAGGCCGTCCGGCTGCTCCAGAAAATTGCTCTTGCCCAGAAAACTTGCGACAAACCTGCTTTCGGGCTTCTCGTATAGCTCCAGAGGTGTTCCCACCTGCTCAATCCGGCCATCTCGCATAATCACGATCCGGTCCGACATCGATAGGGCCTCTTCCTGATCGTGAGTGACGTAGATGAAGGTCGTGCCGATTCGGTCGTGAATATCCTTGAGCTGGTCTTGAACCTCGACACGCAATTTCTTGTCAAGCGCGCCTAGCGGCTCGTCCAGTAGCAGCACTGGCGGCGCGAAGCTAAGCGCCCGCGCAAGCGCCACGCGTTGTTGCTGGCCGCCCGATAACTGACCGGGTTTACGATCCGCGAAATCCTGCAATTGGACGAG
It encodes:
- a CDS encoding ABC transporter ATP-binding protein; the protein is MAGLVPVQGNLNIRDLSKKFGDFLAVDKVNLKIEKGEFLTLLGPSGSGKTTLLMMIAGFLDITAGDIDLDGASIANVPAEKRNFGMVFQGYALFPHMTVRENVGYALSVRRRPASEIKARVDEMLDLVQLQDFADRKPGQLSGGQQQRVALARALSFAPPVLLLDEPLGALDKKLRVEVQDQLKDIHDRIGTTFIYVTHDQEEALSMSDRIVIMRDGRIEQVGTPLELYEKPESRFVASFLGKSNFLEQPDGLYALRPEKIDIRAAGMGAGPARLTGTVRSITYFGSMLRVMVDIADGTEVEVDVDSWRIHAPLSKGQKVDLTWSDAASVKLARG